The following coding sequences are from one Musa acuminata AAA Group cultivar baxijiao chromosome BXJ1-6, Cavendish_Baxijiao_AAA, whole genome shotgun sequence window:
- the LOC135676432 gene encoding copper transport protein ATX1-like, with amino-acid sequence MAETVVLKVGMSCQGCVGAVKRVLTKMEGVDSFDVDLKEQKVTVKGNVKPEDVFQTVSKTGKKTSFWEAEPETKEAAPAAPTEEDAPSAPDAAADVTTAA; translated from the exons ATGGCCGAG ACTGTTGTCCTCAAGGTTGGTATGTCATGTCAAGGTTGCGTTGGAGCTGTTAAGAGGGTTCTCACCAAAATGGAAG GTGTCGATTCCTTCGATGTGGATCTGAAAGAACAGAAAGTGACGGTTAAAGGCAATGTAAAACCCGAAGATGTTTTTCAAACTGTTTCAAAAACAGGCAAGAAGACTTCCTTTTGGGAGGCTGAACCTGAAACCAAGGAAGCTGCTCCAGCTGCTCCTACCGAGGAAGATGCTCCATCTGCTCCTGATGCTGCCGCCGATGTCACTACTGCAGCATGA